One genomic region from Argentina anserina chromosome 2, drPotAnse1.1, whole genome shotgun sequence encodes:
- the LOC126782104 gene encoding probable cinnamyl alcohol dehydrogenase 6, which produces MAQITPNHTQTVSGWAAHDSSGEITPFIFKRRENGINDVTIKILYCGICHTDLHQARNDWGITMYPIVPGHEITGVVTKVGSNVKNFSVGDRVGVGCLAATCLECDFCKESQENYCEDLQFTYNGVFWDGSITYGGYSKMLVADHRYVVHIPENLPMDGAAPLLCAGVTVFSPLRDHDLHKSPGKKIGVVGLGGLGHVAVKFGKALGHHVTVISTSPSKEKEAKGHLGADDFIVSTDDQQMQKGKKRLDFILNTVSAKHCLGPLLELLKVNGTMVVVGAPDQPFTLPSFPMIFGKRAVKGSVIGGMDETREMMELCGKHNITCDIELTTPDKINQALDRVAKNDVRYRFVIDIGNSPAAVVDDDQICSSL; this is translated from the exons ATGGCTCAGATAACTCCGAATCACACACAGACTGTTTCAGGGTGGGCAGCTCACGATTCCTCCGGCGAGATTACCCCTTTCATCTTCAAGCGAAG GGAAAACGGGATCAATGATGTTACGATAAAGATACTGTACTGTGGGATATGCCACACTGATCTCCACCAAGCTAGGAATGACTGGGGCATCACCATGTATCCTATTGTCCCTGGTCATGAGATTACTGGGGTGGTCACGAAAGTTGGGAGCAACGTGAAGAACTTCTCGGTTGGAGATAGAGTTGGGGTCGGGTGCCTTGCGGCGACGTGCTTGGAGTGTGATTTCTGCAAGGAATCCCAGGAGAACTACTGCGAGGATCTTCAGTTTACCTACAATGGCGTCTTCTGGGATGGTAGTATTACCTACGGTGGCTACTCCAAAATGTTGGTCGCCGATCACAG GTATGTGGTGCACATACCAGAAAACCTGCCAATGGATGGTGCAGCGCCGCTATTGTGCGCCGGAGTGACTGTGTTCAGCCCCTTGAGAGATCACGACTTGCACAAATCACCGGGAAAGAAAATCGGCGTCGTCGGCCTCGGAGGTCTCGGACACGTGGCTGTGAAATTTGGCAAGGCTTTGGGTCATCACGTCACCGTCATCAGCACCTCTCCGTCCAAAGAGAAAGAGGCCAAAGGTCACTTGGGTGCAGACGATTTTATAGTCAGCACCGATGACCAGCAAATGCAG aaaggaaagaagagaCTGGACTTCATATTGAACACGGTGTCAGCTAAGCACTGTCTCGGACCACTGTTAGAGCTGCTCAAAGTGAACGGGACCATGGTGGTTGTGGGTGCGCCAGACCAACCCTTTACATTGCCTTCCTTCCCCATGATATTCG GGAAGAGAGCAGTGAAGGGTAGTGTGATCGGAGGGATGGATGAGACGAGGGAGATGATGGAACTCTGCGGCAAACACAATATTACGTGTGACATCGAGCTTACAACGCCGGACAAAATCAACCAAGCCTTAGATCGCGTTGCAAAGAATGACGTTAGGTATCGCTTTGTTATCGACATTGGTAATTCTCCCGCTGctgttgttgatgatgatcaaaTCTGTTCCAGTCTATAG
- the LOC126782099 gene encoding la-related protein 1C-like — MATAADSSSTNHHSPRPDFDAGGANRRPTPWAKVVRGDSESSPSIIPNQQSPLSPPPSSSLPEQNPSSNCSPSKAAAARSSPSPPPSADVSIAAAAAESADGHNGNAARGKKPAWNKPSKDVLEVGPVMGAVAWPALSESARASPKLPADSSPKTVTDVSVPLPVSPGPVVTPSPNSKKHHGNSGNTNPASSHAMGARQRPTKRGGGSSTGGVNAHAHVHSGFAHPPPPPPPPPFPVFPLPNGYGALVPAMPDPSPRDPSFRGSNWDARPIGFRPPTHQVNDQRNSSRRGNFSPHPRGDGSYQNNFGSKRDAQDRGSFMNGRDAQMHQQQRPPPRGLVRPIPPSSAAFTPQPVRPFANPMGFPEFVYLPTLPLDPIRMPFIPHAPHPAMFMSVPEASMPSLPSLIVNQIDYYFSDTNLIRDEYLRSNMDAQGWVPISLIANFPRVKSLTTNVQLIMESLRASGVVEVQDDKLRRRSDWTKWISTTGRPASASGSSSNDVQSSDMLSNSFQKMTVDDAASTSESSMAGNSDANSKATPQKFSTESTGVSQLPNGDITQQ, encoded by the exons ATGGCCACGGCTGCCGACTCCTCCTCTACTAATCACCATTCTCCCAGGCCTGATTTTGATGCCGGCGGCGCCAATAGGCGACCCACCCCATGGGCCAAGGTTGTACGAGGGGATTCGGAGTCGTCACCATCCATAATACCCAATCAACAGTCTCCACTGTCGCCGCCGCCTTCGAGCTCTTTACCGGAACAAAATCCCTCCTCCAATTGCTCCCCATCGAAGGCGGCCGCGGCTCGTTCTTCGCCCTCTCCGCCACCGTCAGCGGATGTTTCCATAGCAGCAGCTGCTGCTGAGAGCGCCGATGGACACAACGGCAATGCGGCTCGCGGAAAGAAGCCAGCTTGGAACAAGCCCTCCAAGGACGTCCTTGAGGTTGGCCCGGTGATGGGTGCGGTTGCTTGGCCTGCTTTGTCTGAGTCTGCTAGGGCTTCGCCGAAATTGCCAGCGGACTCTTCTCCCAAGACTGTAACAGATGTCTCAGTCCCACTGCCTGTATCTCCG GGACCTGTTGTAACACCTTCACCCAACTCCAAAAAGCATCATGGTAATTCTGGAAACACTAACCCTGCATCATCTCATGCAATGGGAGCTCGACAAAGACCTACAAAGCGTGGTGGTGGGAGTAGCACGGGGGGTGTAAACGCACATGCACATGTACACAGTGGTTTTGCACACCCTCCcccacctccaccaccaccaccattccCTGTTTTCCCTCTACCAAATGGCTATGGTGCTTTAGTACCAGCCATGCCTGATCCTTCCCCAAGAGACCCCTCTTTCCGCGGCAGCAATTGGGATGCTAGACCGATCGGTTTCAGGCCTCCAACACACCAAGTAAATGACCAAAGAAATTCTTCGCGTAGGGGAAACTTTAGTCCCCACCCGCGCGGAGATGGATCTTACCAGAATAATTTTGGGAGCAAGCGTGATGCCCAAGATCGTGGAAGTTTCATGAATGGCAGAGATGCCCAGATGCATCAGCAGCAAAGGCCTCCTCCACGGGGTCTTGTAAGACCAATACCGCCAAGTAGTGCTGCATTTACACCTCAGCCTGTAAGACCATTTGCCAACCCCATGGGTTTTCCGG AGTTTGTTTACCTCCCTACATTGCCTTTGGATCCCATTAGAATGCCTTTCATTCCCCATGCACCACATCCTGCAATGTTTATGTCTGTTCCGGAAGCTTCTATGCCTTCTCTTCCTTCCTTGATAGTCAATCAAATAGATTATTACTTCAG TGATACTAATCTGATAAGAGACGAATATCTGCGGTCAAACATGGATGCTCAAGGATGGGTTCCCATATCCCTTATAGCAAACTTTCCTCGA GTTAAGAGTCTGACAACCAATGTCCAGTTGATTATGGAGTCCTTGAGGGCTTCAGGTGTTGTTGAAGTGCAG GATGACAAGCTTAGGAGGCGTAGTGATTGGACAAAATGGATATCAACAACTGGTCGGCCTGCATCCGCATCAGGCTCATCATCCAATGATGTGCAAAGTTCTGACATGCTTTCAAATTCTTTTCAAAAGATGACAGTTGATGATGCTGCGTCTACAAGCGAAAGTAGTATGGCAGGTAACTCAGATGCAAACTCTAAGGCTACTCCGCAGAAGTTTTCGACTGAGTCAACTGGTGTGTCACAGCTCCCCAATGGGGACATCACTCAACAATAG
- the LOC126782115 gene encoding protein FD-like codes for MTMEDVWKDISLASLCDRSSPAAAAAAGSSSANPAAFRSFIFQDFMAAGSAKVAPSPLATDLVPPPPATLSLSSSGSDHFQQYQVQNSTATTSTNATPPKLLMKPNPQSLHSATTMPSSSLISFSNKSASEALDSSPYCKKRVVERNGESSRHVRHKRMIKNRESASRSRARKQAYTSELEVKIEQLREENARLKRQQEKFCSPTPEAPAPAPAPATLKRAHSI; via the exons ATGACGATGGAGGATGTCTGGAAAGATATAAGCCTAGCTTCTCTATGTGACCGCAGCTCTccggctgctgctgctgctgccggCAGCTCATCCGCCAACCCTGCAGCTTTTCGTAGCTTCATTTTTCAAGATTTCATGGCAGCTGGTTCTGCCAAAGTCGCACCTTCTCCTCTTGCTACTGATCTAGTTCCACCACCACCGGCCACTCTCAGCTTGAGTTCTTCTGGCTCGGATCATTTTCAGCAGTACCAAGTTCAAAACTCTACTGCTACTACTAGTACGAACGCTACTCCACCAAAATTACTAATGAAGCCAAACCCGCAAAGTCTGCACAGTGCTACCACTATGCCTTCATCTTCTTTGATCTCTTTCTCCAATAAGTCCGCATCGGAGGCTTTGGATTCTTCCCCATATTGCAAGAAAAGGGTCGTGGAGAGAAATGGAGAGAGTTCTAGGCATGTCCGGCATAAGCGGATGATCAAGAACAGAGAATCAGCCTCTCGCTCCCGAGCTCGAAAGCAG GCTTATACAAGTGAGCTGGAAGTTAAAATAGAACAGCTGCGGGAGGAAAATGCCAGACTTAAAAGGCAGCAAGAAAAG TTCTGCTCACCCACCCCAGAAGCACCGGCACCGGCACCGGCACCGGCAACTCTGAAAAGGGCACACTCTATCTAG